From Ammoniphilus oxalaticus, one genomic window encodes:
- a CDS encoding alpha/beta-type small acid-soluble spore protein — protein MPNSNNSNQTLVSGAAQALDQMKYEIAQEFGVQLGADQTSRVNGSVGGEITKRLVQFAEQALAGRVQ, from the coding sequence ATGCCCAACAGCAACAATTCTAATCAAACATTAGTTTCAGGTGCAGCTCAAGCTTTGGATCAAATGAAGTATGAGATCGCCCAAGAATTTGGAGTTCAATTAGGCGCGGACCAAACTTCTCGTGTAAACGGTTCGGTTGGAGGAGAAATCACGAAGCGTCTTGTTCAATTCGCTGAACAAGCTCTTGCTGGAAGAGTTCAATAA
- a CDS encoding gamma-glutamyl-gamma-aminobutyrate hydrolase family protein has protein sequence MMPLIGVSASLEGTAVQAQRANIHAIEASGGVPIVIPYMEHARTVETLAENLAGLLLTGGGDIDPFLFGEEPRQQLGSITPERDWLEAILIKHFLKAKKPILGICRGAQILNVVAGGGMYQDIYEQHPGELLQHSQQAPRDHLTHSIEVKPGTLLHEITGNTRSRVNSFHHQAVNRLAPGFISSAVSADGIIEAFESEERPFVVGVQWHPEDLFAGQADARRLFAAFVEQSKKGP, from the coding sequence ATGATGCCGTTAATTGGAGTGAGCGCTTCATTAGAGGGAACCGCGGTTCAAGCGCAACGCGCTAATATTCATGCGATCGAAGCATCAGGTGGAGTTCCAATTGTCATTCCTTATATGGAGCATGCGAGAACGGTCGAGACCTTAGCTGAAAACTTAGCTGGTTTGCTTTTGACAGGCGGCGGGGATATCGATCCCTTTTTATTCGGAGAAGAACCGCGCCAACAACTGGGCTCGATTACGCCAGAGCGGGATTGGCTTGAGGCAATACTCATTAAACATTTTTTAAAGGCGAAAAAACCAATCTTGGGTATTTGTCGCGGTGCGCAAATTCTAAATGTCGTTGCTGGTGGCGGAATGTATCAAGACATTTATGAGCAACATCCAGGTGAGCTATTACAGCATAGTCAACAAGCGCCTCGTGATCATCTCACTCACTCGATTGAAGTGAAGCCCGGGACGTTGCTGCATGAAATTACAGGGAATACGCGTAGTCGAGTGAATAGTTTCCACCATCAAGCGGTCAATCGTTTGGCGCCAGGCTTTATTTCGTCAGCTGTATCAGCGGATGGAATCATTGAAGCGTTTGAAAGCGAGGAGCGCCCGTTTGTCGTTGGGGTACAATGGCATCCAGAAGATTTGTTTGCGGGGCAAGCGGATGCGCGGCGGTTATTTGCGGCTTTTGTTGAACAAAGTAAAAAGGGGCCTTAA
- a CDS encoding peptide ABC transporter substrate-binding protein, with protein MKAITAITNAVLSVGILLAACGALPTIKKNDETVRLNLRNEPPTLHPGLAIEHSSMILLKALMEGLTRIGPDGKPQPAAAERIDLSEDRLTYTFTLRDLTWSNGEPVTAADYETAWKWALNPTIDAPYAYQLYPIANAKKAKQGEVELTEVGIKALDTHRLEVMLENPTPYFLELTASPPYFPIHREATEKNSEWHTAASSYIGNGPFQLTEWEHGNKLVLAKNPDYWDADTVQLEQIEMMMLNEDNTEFELFQKGSLDWIGSPFSALSTDALAVFKENEQLLTAPVAGTYEYRFNTERPPFDNPNIRKALAYAIDRDQLVSRITHGEQAAATTYAPPVTFADDEGHELFLDNDVEQARQLLKQGLHEAGLQELPSIELVYNTSEAHAKIAEAMQKMWQQNLGVTTTLKSLEWETHVMEIENGNYQLARMSWLADFNDPVNFLEIYTDPQGNNNTNWTSDEYNKWITASYTEIDPRRRYQHLREAEKILMDEMPTIPIYHYAYSYAKSERLQNIYIDALGHIDFKWAYLAP; from the coding sequence ATGAAAGCAATCACCGCGATTACCAACGCGGTTCTCTCAGTAGGGATCCTACTTGCAGCCTGTGGCGCGCTCCCTACCATAAAGAAAAATGATGAAACCGTCCGACTCAATTTACGAAACGAACCGCCGACGTTGCATCCGGGCCTTGCCATCGAGCACAGTTCGATGATCTTACTTAAAGCCCTCATGGAAGGTTTAACAAGAATTGGCCCAGATGGCAAGCCGCAGCCCGCTGCAGCGGAGCGAATCGATTTATCCGAAGATCGTTTAACATACACCTTTACCCTTCGTGATTTAACTTGGAGCAACGGAGAACCTGTCACTGCCGCCGATTATGAAACGGCTTGGAAATGGGCGCTCAATCCAACAATAGACGCCCCTTATGCTTACCAACTATATCCAATCGCAAATGCGAAAAAAGCCAAACAGGGCGAAGTGGAATTAACAGAGGTCGGTATCAAAGCTCTCGACACTCATCGACTGGAGGTAATGCTTGAAAACCCGACTCCTTATTTCCTTGAATTAACCGCGTCCCCTCCTTACTTCCCGATTCATCGCGAAGCTACGGAGAAAAATTCAGAATGGCATACAGCAGCATCATCGTATATAGGGAATGGACCTTTTCAACTTACCGAATGGGAACACGGCAATAAACTCGTCTTGGCAAAGAACCCAGATTACTGGGATGCCGACACGGTGCAGCTAGAGCAAATCGAGATGATGATGCTGAACGAAGATAACACCGAATTCGAACTGTTTCAAAAAGGGAGTTTAGATTGGATAGGCTCCCCATTTTCCGCGCTTTCAACAGACGCGTTGGCAGTATTTAAAGAGAATGAGCAATTGCTAACCGCTCCAGTTGCGGGCACATATGAGTATCGATTTAATACAGAACGACCGCCTTTTGACAATCCTAACATTCGAAAAGCATTGGCCTACGCGATTGACCGCGATCAGCTTGTCAGTCGAATCACACATGGTGAACAAGCGGCTGCGACGACTTATGCGCCGCCAGTGACCTTTGCTGACGACGAAGGGCATGAACTATTTTTGGACAATGATGTAGAACAAGCGCGGCAGCTATTGAAACAGGGGCTGCATGAAGCGGGGTTACAGGAATTGCCCTCAATTGAACTTGTTTATAATACAAGTGAAGCGCATGCTAAAATCGCCGAGGCGATGCAAAAGATGTGGCAACAAAATCTCGGCGTGACGACCACACTAAAGAGCCTTGAGTGGGAGACGCATGTTATGGAAATTGAAAATGGGAACTATCAACTAGCCCGCATGTCGTGGTTAGCGGACTTTAATGATCCAGTTAATTTTCTTGAAATTTACACGGATCCGCAAGGAAATAACAACACGAATTGGACAAGCGATGAGTACAATAAATGGATTACCGCCTCATACACCGAAATCGATCCGCGCCGACGCTACCAACACTTGCGCGAAGCGGAAAAAATCTTGATGGACGAGATGCCGACCATTCCGATTTACCATTATGCGTACAGCTACGCAAAATCAGAACGTCTGCAAAACATTTACATCGATGCCCTTGGTCATATTGATTTCAAATGGGCCTATCTTGCCCCATAA
- the cls gene encoding cardiolipin synthase — translation MKSKLIFFLILLAGFILGIYYHFLLEELSEWSLFTTITFREEASPLWKVSSYILTHLFTILFTLSVIFIASIIVLENRNPSRTVAWLVILTIFPIIGFVFYIFVGRNIRKRRRYKDKTINLNELHQLFNIPYDVTDYQTLQPISSKQERLVHLLLHNASLPMTQLNQVEILTNGEATFEKMFEELRRAEHHIHFITFILRNDQVGNELKKILIEKAKQGIKVRMIIDGLGSRQLSRSYKQELKEAGVELVSFSPILFPYLRKINYRNHRKITIIDGEVGFLGGLNVGDEYLGLNEKFGFWRDTHMMVKGDAVYFLQLIFLHDWRFSTDQIVRPEPCYFPKHEIKQPLHVQIAASGPDSDWEYILKVYFSLITQAKKTVYITTPYLIPDDSIAMALKTAALSGVDVRILVPGIPDHVVVHWASRSYYRELIEAGVKIYSYLKGFIHAKIIIVDGQVVTIGTANFDIRSFHHNFEVSGVIYDPKVADRLSQDFFEDLSYSEQLDLDQIVNRPIGEKARESIARLMSPLL, via the coding sequence GTGAAATCGAAGTTGATTTTTTTCCTCATTCTTCTAGCGGGATTTATCTTAGGGATATACTACCACTTTTTACTAGAAGAACTTTCAGAATGGTCGCTTTTTACAACGATCACGTTTCGTGAAGAGGCATCACCGCTTTGGAAAGTTAGCTCTTATATTCTTACACATTTATTTACAATTTTGTTTACGTTATCCGTTATTTTTATTGCTTCGATCATTGTGCTTGAAAATCGAAATCCTTCTCGTACCGTAGCTTGGCTTGTTATTTTAACTATTTTTCCGATTATTGGTTTTGTGTTTTATATTTTTGTCGGAAGAAACATTCGAAAACGTAGAAGGTACAAAGATAAAACAATTAATCTGAATGAATTACACCAATTGTTCAATATTCCTTATGATGTTACAGATTATCAAACGTTACAACCGATCTCTTCAAAACAAGAAAGACTCGTTCATTTATTATTACATAATGCAAGTTTGCCAATGACTCAGCTTAATCAGGTTGAGATCTTGACGAATGGGGAAGCGACATTCGAGAAGATGTTTGAAGAACTCCGTCGCGCAGAGCACCACATTCATTTCATAACGTTTATATTGCGTAATGACCAAGTTGGAAACGAGTTAAAGAAAATTTTAATCGAAAAGGCGAAACAAGGCATTAAAGTACGGATGATCATTGACGGGTTAGGCAGTCGCCAGTTGTCGCGCTCCTATAAACAAGAATTAAAAGAGGCAGGGGTCGAACTTGTCAGTTTCTCGCCTATTTTATTTCCTTATTTAAGAAAAATTAATTACCGCAATCACCGTAAGATTACGATTATTGATGGGGAGGTCGGTTTTTTAGGGGGATTGAATGTAGGCGACGAATACTTGGGTTTAAATGAAAAGTTTGGATTTTGGCGGGACACGCATATGATGGTGAAAGGAGATGCTGTCTATTTTTTGCAGTTGATCTTCCTCCACGATTGGCGTTTTTCAACCGATCAGATTGTGCGCCCAGAACCTTGCTATTTCCCAAAGCATGAAATTAAGCAGCCGCTGCATGTGCAAATAGCAGCCAGCGGTCCCGACTCCGATTGGGAATACATCCTAAAAGTATACTTCTCTTTGATCACGCAAGCCAAGAAAACAGTTTACATTACGACGCCGTATTTAATTCCAGACGATAGCATCGCAATGGCATTGAAAACGGCTGCGTTAAGCGGGGTCGATGTTCGAATTCTTGTTCCGGGTATTCCAGATCATGTTGTCGTGCATTGGGCTTCAAGATCGTATTATCGGGAACTAATCGAGGCTGGCGTGAAAATTTACTCCTATTTGAAAGGTTTTATTCATGCCAAAATCATTATTGTAGATGGGCAGGTCGTAACGATTGGCACAGCCAATTTTGATATTCGTAGTTTTCACCACAACTTTGAAGTGAGCGGGGTCATTTATGATCCGAAAGTCGCTGACCGACTGAGCCAGGATTTCTTCGAAGACCTATCCTATTCCGAACAATTGGATTTGGATCAGATAGTGAATCGTCCGATAGGGGAAAAGGCGAGGGAATCGATTGCCCGCTTGATGTCTCCCCTTTTATAA
- a CDS encoding Fur family transcriptional regulator, translating into MKETLIKLVIEKIKEKGGRVTIQRLAIINLLLQLDHPTAEEIYQYMKEEYPTLSFTTVYNTLDSLREMGILREYRFGDASRFEMAEENHDHFLCLTCGRIEDIPEVDITVTPHSISDRYQILTTEVTLKGLCIACQKQS; encoded by the coding sequence ATGAAGGAAACGTTAATCAAGCTCGTTATCGAAAAAATAAAGGAAAAAGGCGGCAGAGTGACGATCCAACGATTAGCGATCATAAATCTGCTGCTGCAACTTGATCATCCAACAGCGGAAGAAATATACCAATATATGAAGGAAGAATACCCTACACTCTCTTTTACAACCGTTTATAATACACTCGATTCTTTACGAGAAATGGGGATTTTACGCGAATATCGGTTTGGCGACGCATCTCGTTTCGAAATGGCGGAAGAAAATCACGATCACTTCCTCTGTCTAACGTGCGGAAGAATCGAAGATATTCCAGAAGTAGACATTACCGTCACTCCACATTCAATATCCGATCGTTATCAGATCCTTACGACCGAGGTGACGCTAAAGGGATTGTGCATAGCATGTCAGAAACAAAGTTAA
- a CDS encoding universal stress protein gives MITVCSRIVAPYDGSELSKKALDKAIRLAEQDARIVLNVLTVVSIPSRVEYYEVVREAYYNMANEMRQEVEEKISLLSNHKKSAIVLEGQPAQMIVEFAKERNADLIIMGSRGLSGLKELFLGSVSHHVVQKATCPVIVVK, from the coding sequence ATGATTACGGTATGTTCTCGCATTGTAGCGCCTTACGACGGATCGGAATTAAGTAAGAAAGCTCTAGATAAAGCAATTCGACTTGCTGAGCAGGATGCGCGAATTGTGTTAAACGTACTGACTGTTGTATCTATCCCGTCTCGTGTCGAGTACTATGAGGTCGTTCGAGAAGCTTATTATAATATGGCGAATGAGATGCGCCAAGAGGTGGAAGAAAAGATTAGTTTGTTGTCGAATCATAAGAAGAGTGCGATTGTGTTAGAAGGGCAGCCGGCTCAGATGATTGTCGAATTTGCCAAAGAGCGTAACGCGGATTTGATCATTATGGGAAGCCGTGGCTTAAGCGGATTAAAGGAACTATTCCTTGGCAGTGTGAGCCATCATGTTGTTCAAAAGGCAACTTGCCCTGTCATTGTAGTAAAATAG
- a CDS encoding universal stress protein encodes MLSVCSRIVVPYDGSELSKKALNTAIQLAKQDEKIQINAVTVLSIPDRLAYNDGVRESYFKAAKELEQEIEESLKTLPNNETKITVLEGNPGAKIVEFSKDNGVDLVIMGSRGLSGLQEWFLGSVSQYVVQKSACPVYITK; translated from the coding sequence ATGTTATCAGTATGTTCACGCATTGTCGTGCCTTATGATGGCTCAGAATTAAGTAAGAAGGCGTTAAACACAGCGATTCAACTTGCCAAACAGGATGAAAAGATTCAAATTAACGCCGTAACGGTGTTGTCGATTCCAGATCGGCTTGCCTACAATGATGGAGTAAGAGAGTCTTATTTTAAAGCAGCGAAAGAATTGGAGCAAGAAATCGAAGAGTCTTTAAAGACTTTACCTAATAATGAGACGAAAATTACTGTGTTAGAAGGGAATCCAGGCGCTAAAATCGTTGAGTTTTCAAAAGATAACGGCGTTGACCTTGTGATTATGGGGAGTCGTGGCTTAAGCGGTCTGCAAGAGTGGTTTTTGGGCAGTGTGAGTCAATACGTTGTTCAAAAGTCAGCTTGTCCTGTCTATATAACGAAATAA
- a CDS encoding universal stress protein — protein MLSVCSRIAVPYDNSELSKKALDKAIKIAKQDQRIELDILTVVSIPTRITYHGVYNDARVREAHYNTAQEMLEEISEKLSDLPNKTRTITLEGNPAYMIVEFTKENGTDLVIMGSRGLSGLQELFLGSVSHYVVQKSACPVFVVK, from the coding sequence ATGTTATCTGTATGTTCGCGTATTGCGGTGCCTTACGATAACTCCGAATTAAGTAAAAAAGCCCTTGACAAGGCGATTAAAATCGCTAAGCAGGATCAGCGGATTGAGTTGGACATCCTTACCGTTGTTTCGATACCAACGAGGATCACCTACCATGGTGTATATAATGACGCCCGTGTAAGAGAGGCTCATTATAATACAGCTCAAGAGATGTTAGAGGAGATTTCTGAAAAACTTAGTGATTTACCGAATAAAACAAGAACGATTACGTTAGAAGGTAACCCAGCTTATATGATCGTTGAATTTACCAAGGAAAATGGCACGGATTTGGTCATTATGGGAAGTCGTGGTTTAAGCGGACTTCAGGAATTGTTTCTCGGTAGTGTCAGTCATTATGTCGTTCAGAAATCTGCCTGTCCCGTATTTGTTGTTAAATAA
- a CDS encoding DUF309 domain-containing protein, protein MKKFHRLYIEFLYYFNIERDYYECHEVMEEYWMNQGNNGWLQSLLQVAVGLHHFRNQNINGAIKLFEQALRKKEIHWDGTLGIDDLQLFQQVEDYVNKLYRYEQEPFSFYDLTIKITDPSLRQLVEQCVPEGVDEDDKF, encoded by the coding sequence ATGAAGAAATTTCATCGGCTTTATATTGAATTTCTATATTACTTTAATATTGAACGGGATTACTATGAATGCCACGAAGTAATGGAAGAGTATTGGATGAACCAAGGCAATAATGGATGGCTGCAATCCCTGTTACAAGTCGCTGTCGGGTTGCATCATTTTCGCAATCAGAACATAAACGGCGCAATCAAGTTGTTTGAACAGGCTTTGCGTAAAAAGGAAATACATTGGGACGGAACGCTCGGAATTGATGACCTTCAGCTCTTTCAACAAGTGGAGGACTATGTAAATAAACTATATCGCTATGAACAAGAACCTTTTTCATTTTATGATTTGACAATCAAGATTACAGATCCCTCTTTACGTCAACTTGTTGAACAATGTGTGCCAGAAGGCGTGGATGAAGATGATAAATTTTAA
- a CDS encoding DUF1292 domain-containing protein: MDNQIELGEIFTLVDENDEEQEVEVLGKLEIDEDTYIAVSFVQEIEENEDEEIDVFFLRVDPNGELDAIESDEEFEKVANAFEEAMHDEHGCDDPTHNHG, encoded by the coding sequence ATGGACAATCAGATCGAATTAGGTGAAATTTTCACGCTGGTCGATGAAAATGACGAAGAACAAGAAGTAGAAGTACTTGGTAAGCTTGAAATTGATGAGGATACGTATATTGCCGTCAGTTTTGTTCAAGAAATTGAAGAGAATGAGGATGAAGAAATAGATGTTTTCTTCTTGCGGGTTGATCCGAATGGTGAACTAGACGCGATTGAATCCGATGAGGAGTTCGAAAAAGTAGCGAACGCGTTTGAAGAAGCAATGCATGATGAACATGGGTGCGATGACCCGACTCATAATCACGGTTAA
- a CDS encoding deoxyribonuclease IV produces MKIGCHVSIRKGYAGAAQYAKKIGATSFQYFPKNPRSLKVKSFDTKDAAACARFCLAEGLVSIAHAPYLINLSEHDPHLRETMRASLLNDLEITETCGSIGLVVHFGKYKGSDLLEGYKLMIELLNQVLADWTGEALLLIENNAGHMGATFEELIQVRNLVEHSEKIGFCLDTCHAFASGLWNGVNWDSLTRTGSDYFTHLKAIHLNDSVYPFRSHRDRHANIGQGYIGIEAFRELTRSKVAQALPLILETPQSADYTHQIEIEQIRQFIADGQ; encoded by the coding sequence GTGAAAATCGGCTGTCATGTGAGTATTCGCAAAGGTTACGCAGGGGCTGCGCAATACGCGAAGAAAATCGGGGCTACATCTTTTCAATATTTCCCGAAGAATCCGCGTAGTCTGAAAGTAAAGTCATTCGATACGAAAGATGCCGCGGCTTGCGCTCGATTTTGTTTAGCTGAGGGACTCGTCTCGATTGCTCACGCGCCTTATCTCATTAATTTATCAGAGCATGATCCACATCTGAGGGAAACGATGCGGGCATCACTGCTCAATGATCTCGAAATTACCGAAACGTGTGGGTCGATCGGTCTCGTTGTCCACTTTGGTAAATACAAAGGCTCGGATTTATTAGAAGGATACAAACTGATGATTGAGCTGCTCAATCAAGTGTTAGCGGACTGGACAGGGGAGGCGTTGCTTCTCATTGAAAATAACGCGGGACATATGGGGGCGACCTTTGAAGAATTAATTCAAGTACGGAACCTAGTTGAACATAGCGAAAAAATTGGATTTTGTCTCGATACGTGTCACGCATTTGCCAGCGGATTATGGAACGGCGTAAATTGGGATTCATTAACGCGAACAGGCTCGGATTATTTTACCCATTTAAAAGCGATTCATCTAAACGATTCGGTTTATCCTTTTCGTTCGCATCGTGATCGTCACGCTAACATTGGTCAAGGTTATATCGGAATAGAAGCCTTTCGCGAGCTAACTCGTTCTAAAGTCGCGCAAGCCTTGCCGCTTATTTTAGAAACACCGCAGTCAGCCGATTATACACACCAAATAGAAATTGAACAAATCCGCCAATTCATAGCGGATGGACAATAA
- a CDS encoding alpha/beta hydrolase — MGRYIKNRKGLNMYVKEHLFGDDEVFLLCHGFTGSIQSYVISETRAYLREREISSISIDFTNNINQAEGDFSQHTLTAEVEDLAVIYETVASRFKKVYLIGHSMGCTVALQFCLKQAVDGLLLIAPPYSMKDIIYIIADNNDGDAKAAIQKWERDGGYRFFKEKTQAYYTLSYDFYRDLDSQDPSRYRSIKVPTAIIYSLTDPLVPPVDSERLFSEISAERKMLRAIPDAPHSFNDPLSRQRMLQEVAQSLQFLRE, encoded by the coding sequence ATGGGCCGCTACATAAAAAATAGAAAAGGACTCAACATGTACGTTAAAGAGCATTTGTTTGGTGATGACGAGGTCTTTTTACTTTGCCATGGATTTACGGGTAGTATTCAATCTTACGTCATCTCTGAAACGCGGGCGTATTTAAGAGAGAGAGAAATATCCTCTATTTCCATCGATTTTACAAACAATATTAATCAAGCGGAAGGCGATTTTAGTCAGCATACACTGACTGCTGAAGTGGAAGATCTAGCGGTGATTTATGAGACCGTTGCTAGCCGATTCAAAAAAGTATATTTAATTGGACATAGCATGGGCTGTACCGTGGCTTTGCAATTTTGTTTAAAACAAGCCGTTGATGGATTGCTTCTCATTGCGCCGCCTTACTCAATGAAAGATATCATTTATATTATTGCGGACAATAATGATGGGGATGCTAAAGCGGCAATCCAAAAGTGGGAACGGGATGGCGGCTACCGCTTTTTTAAAGAAAAGACGCAAGCTTATTATACGTTGTCTTACGATTTTTACCGTGATTTGGACAGTCAGGATCCAAGCCGCTATCGTTCGATTAAAGTACCAACCGCAATAATTTACTCTTTGACAGACCCACTTGTGCCGCCAGTCGATTCAGAACGGTTATTTAGCGAGATTAGCGCGGAACGGAAGATGTTGCGGGCGATCCCCGACGCTCCTCATTCATTTAATGATCCGCTGTCTCGTCAAAGGATGTTGCAAGAGGTAGCCCAGTCGCTCCAATTTTTGCGGGAATAG
- the lpdA gene encoding dihydrolipoyl dehydrogenase has translation MVVGEFTTEVDVLVIGAGPGGYVAAIRAAQLGKSVVIVDKADLGGVCLNCGCIPSKALITAAAQYESAGSSSEMGISVEGVKVDFEKVQEWKNGITNRLTGGVGSLLKGNNVEHVKGEALFVNEREARVINGYDVDRYRFNHCIIATGSRPIELKPFPFGDRILSSTEALNLTEIPKSLVVIGGGYIGIELGQTFAKFGSKVTVLEGTDTILPGFENEMSRWVSRNLRKASVDVVTGAMAQKAEQTDNDVTVTYAVDGEEKSVTADYVLVTVGRRPNTDELGLEAINMELDERGLIKVDHQGKTNVDNIYAIGDIVAGAALAHKASYEGKVAAEAIAGQASAVDYKAMPAVVFSDPELASVGLSEAEAKEQGYSISIGRFPYAANGRALTMDAAEGFVKLIGDEETGLLLGGQIVGPEASNLIAEVGLALEMGATLEDIALTIHAHPTLGEITMEAAEGALGLAIHQINK, from the coding sequence ATGGTAGTTGGAGAGTTTACGACAGAAGTTGATGTGCTCGTGATCGGAGCGGGACCGGGCGGCTATGTTGCCGCCATTCGCGCCGCGCAGCTTGGGAAAAGCGTCGTCATTGTTGATAAAGCAGATTTAGGGGGAGTTTGTCTAAACTGCGGATGTATTCCGTCGAAAGCGTTGATTACGGCGGCGGCTCAATATGAATCCGCCGGGTCTTCTTCAGAAATGGGGATCAGCGTTGAAGGCGTTAAAGTTGACTTTGAGAAAGTGCAAGAATGGAAGAATGGGATTACGAATCGATTGACTGGCGGGGTTGGCTCGCTTCTAAAGGGAAACAATGTGGAACACGTAAAAGGGGAAGCGTTGTTTGTCAATGAGCGTGAAGCGCGCGTGATCAACGGATATGACGTGGATCGTTATCGTTTTAACCATTGTATTATTGCGACGGGGTCACGCCCAATCGAGTTAAAGCCGTTTCCATTCGGCGATCGCATTTTATCCTCAACCGAGGCGTTAAACTTAACAGAAATTCCAAAAAGTCTCGTCGTCATTGGCGGTGGCTATATCGGGATTGAATTGGGACAAACGTTTGCAAAATTCGGTTCGAAAGTGACTGTGCTTGAGGGAACGGACACGATTTTACCTGGTTTTGAAAATGAAATGTCCCGTTGGGTTTCGCGCAACTTGCGAAAGGCTTCTGTTGATGTTGTGACAGGGGCAATGGCTCAAAAGGCGGAGCAAACAGACAACGATGTGACTGTCACGTATGCGGTTGACGGCGAGGAAAAATCGGTAACAGCCGATTATGTGTTGGTTACGGTCGGTCGTCGACCAAACACGGACGAACTGGGCTTAGAGGCGATCAACATGGAGCTCGATGAACGCGGCTTAATTAAAGTAGATCACCAAGGGAAAACAAACGTAGATAATATTTATGCGATTGGTGATATTGTTGCGGGGGCTGCGCTTGCTCATAAAGCATCTTATGAAGGAAAAGTAGCTGCGGAAGCAATTGCTGGGCAAGCGAGCGCGGTTGATTACAAAGCAATGCCGGCCGTTGTTTTCTCTGATCCTGAACTTGCAAGCGTTGGCTTAAGTGAAGCGGAAGCGAAAGAACAAGGTTATAGCATTTCGATCGGGCGTTTCCCTTATGCGGCTAACGGACGAGCGTTAACGATGGATGCTGCAGAAGGTTTCGTTAAATTGATCGGAGATGAAGAGACCGGACTTTTATTAGGGGGACAAATCGTTGGTCCAGAAGCATCCAATCTAATCGCTGAAGTCGGTTTAGCGCTTGAAATGGGGGCGACGTTAGAAGACATTGCCTTAACAATTCATGCTCATCCGACGTTAGGTGAGATTACTATGGAAGCCGCTGAAGGCGCTTTAGGCCTGGCGATTCATCAAATTAATAAATAA